The nucleotide window CACTGGCCTCGCACGATCAGCACAGCCGATGGATGGAACTACTTCTGGTGACTGTCGGCACGCGTCGTCCCGAGATAGGACCCTGTGATGCGGAGACGGGACTACCTTCGCGGGCTGGGTGCGATCGCCGGCATCGTCGGTGTCGCGGGCTGTTCGTCGAGCACTTTCGAGGAATCGGTCGCGGGTCCGACGGCCCAGGAGCCAGCAGGAAACGCACCCGACGAGCCACGCACCGAACGCACTGCGCCGGGATCGGTGACCACCCGGACCGCCGATGAACCGACCGCCAGCCAGACGGCCCAGCCGACGACTACGGTGACACCGATCCCGACGCCGGAACCGCCCGCGAACAGGCTGTTGCTCGCGCCGGCACTCGGTACGGGCTGGGGGTACGTCGACGGCTCCGCGCCACGGGTTCGGGACAACGGCACGATAACGGCGCTCTATCGTGGGACGCAGGCGTACGCGCGGACCCTTCGGACACGACTCTGGCCGTGCGAGGGTCGGACGCTCGACGCGCTCGGCGGAACGTGTTCGCTCGGGAGCCTCCCCAGCCGATATCGCTCGCGCGACGACATCGAGACGGCGGATCCCTCGATCGGCGAGACCGCGTTCGCGTGGTGGTCGGGGCCACGGACCGACATGGAAGTCGTCGCGGCCGATCACGTGTTCCGTATGACCCACACACCACTCGCGGCGCAAGTGGACGAGGGTACGGCCAGCCTGCCGTCCCGCGCTGCACGGCTGACCGAACTCATCGGGTTCGCCCGACAGCAAGCCGAAAAGCTCGCCTCGTCCGACTGAACCGTCGCGTCGAGGACCGTCTCCCGATCGTCCTCGTCTCTTTCGAGTCCGAGAAACGCACGATCGACTGCCGGGGCCGAAAGAGGCACCCGTCTGGTGGCCGTTCTCTACCCGATGGCAACCGAAAACCGAAGCGATACGTTCGACATCGGCGGCGAGGACACCGTCCACCGACTGGGCTACGGTGCGATGCGACTCACCGGCGAGGAGATCATCGGCCCGCCGAACGACGAGGAGGAAGCGAAGGATGTCCTCAGCCGAGCGACCGAACTCGGCGTGGACTTCATCGATACCGCTGACTCCTACGGGCCGGCGGTCTCCGAGCGCCTGATCGGCGAGGCGCTCGCGCCTTACGATGACGTGTTCGTCGCGACCAAAGGCGGGCTTTGGCGCGACGACCGGGACGGCTCGTGGCCGAAATGTGGCCAACCGGGTTACATCCGCAACTCGATTCTGGGCAGTCTCGACCGACTCAAGACGGATACGATCGATCTCTACCAGTATCATCGTCCGGACCCCGACGTGGACTACGCCGAGGCGGTCGAGACCTTCGCCGATCTCAAAGAGGAGGGGAAGGTCACCCACGTCGGTGTCTCGAACGTCTCGGTCGAGCAGCTCGAAACGGCCCGCGACGTGGTCGAGATCGCCACCGTCCAGAACCAGTACAACATCGGCGACCGCGAGCACGAGGAAGTCCTCGACTACTGCGAGGAGCACGACATCGGCTTCATCCCGTGGGCACCGCTTGGCTCGGGCGACCTCGACGGGCTCGGCGAGGTGGCGGACAACCACGACGCGACCGAGTATCAGGTCGGGCTCGCCTGGCTGCTCCAGCATTCGCCCGTGATGCTCCCGATCCCGGGCACGTCGAGCGTCGAGCACGTCGAGGAGAACATCGCCGCCAGCGATATCGAGCTCACCGACGAGGAGATCGAGACGATCGAGAACTGAACCGGAAAACGAGCAATCACACTCGATTTTCTGGACCAACCATTGTCGGTGGCGGTGGCGCGCGATGAATCCGGCCGAAGGCCGGAGAACGCGCGAGGGATGAGTGAACGAGCGAAGCGAGTGAGCGAATCGGCTGGGGAGGGTGTGGCTTGCGGTTCTCATTTTCGCCAGAATTCGCTGTGAGGTCGTCGCTTAGTTGGCTAAAAGTTGATAAAAAATGTCGGAAAATCTTGATGCGTGGGTGTGGGATTCACGAATCGCGCTGTTCGAGCCATTCCTCCCGCAACAGGCCGTATTGGAGCATGTCGCGATGCTCGCCGTCGATGAACATATACTTGCGGCGGCGACCTTCCTTGCTGAAGCCGAGCGATTCAAGCAATCCCTGGGATGCGTCGTTGAAATCGAACGCCCCCGCGCCGATGGCGGGTGTCTCGTAGCTCCGAAAGACGTACTCGACGACGAGCGCGACTGCCTCGGTGCCGTAGCCCTCACCGTGGACCTCCGGCACGAGCCAGTAGCCGAGCTCCGGGCGCTTCCAGTCGGCGTCCTCGACCGAGACGACGCCGACTCGTCGGACCGCTCCCTCGTTGGGTTGGCCAGGGCCCGCGTCATCATCGAGACAGACGAGAAAGCGATCGGTCGCTTCGGTATCCCACTCCTCGACCTGTTTTCGATTTCTGAGTGGGGAACCGAGCGGATAGCGAATCTCGGGATTCGCGGATGCGCGCTGGGTGAACGGAACGTCCTCTTCCTCGACGGTGCGGAGCGTGACGCGCTCGCCGCGCTCGATGCGTGCGCCGGGCATGACCGTACATCCCGGATGAACAGGTTATGCGTTCCGACTCAGTTCGTTCCAATAGTCAGATCTCTGTCACCTACCAGGTGCCGTGGAACGTGTCGAACGAGAGCGAGTCGAGCGGCTCGTTGCCGACGGCGATCTCGTACTCACCCGGCGTGAGCATCGGCTTGTGGAATTGCGGGCCGTCATCGGTCGTAATTCTCGGACAGCCGGTGTTGACGAACGCGTCCATGTCGAAGTTCCGGAGCCGATCGGGCGTCACCTCGTCCATCGTGATGAGGTAGGCGTTGTCGTTCGCCTCGACGATCTCCTCGGCCTGATCGTAGCGACCCTGACCGATCTTCGTACAGAAGATGACGCCCCACTTCTCGGCGTCCATCGCGCGGTGGACGGCACCGTAGCGCTGCTTGAGGAACTTCTCGGTGTCGGCGATCGAGACGGCGTTGTTGACGGGATCGGCGATCACGACTTTCTTGTCCGGGTGTTCCATCGCCAGCCCGAGCGGGTGGAACTTCCCGCCACCGACGTAGAGCACCTGGTCGGCGTCGATGTCCGCCGAGGCGTAGTTACAGCCCAGTACCTGTCCTTCGTGGGTGAGTCGCTCGTCGCCGCGGCGAGTGTGAACGTCGAAATCCCGCTCTTCGAGCCACGTGCGCATCTCCTCGAACTTGTTCATGTGCTGGGCGGTCGTCACGAGGCCGACGTCGGGGTTCTCGTCGGGATCGGCGAGTTCGTTCAGGGAGTCCTCCAGGATCGGCTCGACGTCGACGTTCGAGAAGAGCGGCACGTAGATGATCTTGTCCGATTCCTTCATCGGCGAGTGGCCGAAGTGGACGAACACATCAGTTCGGCGCATCATGTATGTGTCGAGGTCACAGGCCCCGTAGCAGGGTTGACCCGACAGGAGAACTCGAACGTTGTCGGGCAGGCGCTCGCGCAGGTCGTCCGTCACTGCTGGGCCGCGGCGTTTCAGTCCCTCGGGGAACTGCAACCCGACCTTCTTCGCGTCGCGCTCGTCGACCGCCTCGACGATCCTGTCGAGCTCGTAGTCCCACTCCCGGTCGTGTTTGAGCGCCATCCCCGTCTTGGTGAGGTCGCCCGATTTCGATTCCGACGTGTGGCTCATTGGCCGGTTTACCGCCTCCTGCCGTTTAGTCTCGGCGTTTTGACGAGCGACGAGACGATGGCAACGCGGGGAACGGCTCCGCCGTGATCCCGTTTTGTGCGAACGGAGCGACACCGTCCCCATCCACAGCTCTCGTCGGTCCGTTCACGTCCACCACCTCTTACCCCTCGCCGACGACATGGTGAACGAGCGCGGCTTCGGCCTTCCGGAGATGCTCGGCGGCCGTCCCGGGCGCACAGTCCAACTCCTGGGCGACGTCGGCGACCGTGGCCTCCCGCGGTGTCTCGTAATAGCCGCGTTCGAGCGCGATCGTCAGTGCCTCGGACTGGCGCTCGCTCAGGGCGCTCGCGGCATCCATCCGCCCCGCGTCGTACTGGCCGGCGCGTCGAACGTCGACGTCGACGCCGGGCGGGGCCTCGTCGAGCGCGCGCTGGAGCGATGCGGCCGTCCCGACGACGGTGAGGCCGATGGTGCGGTCGGTGCGGTAATCGATCGGTGGCATCACGACGATGCTGCCGTGCGTGAAGGCGTCGGTCAGTCGCCGCGTTCCGGCGTCGAGTCGCTCGCGCGCGTAGACGTAGAACCCGTCGCCGTCGGTCGACACCACCTCGTGCTCCAGGACCGTCGCGACGTCAGCGAGCGTCTCCGCGTAGGGTTCGGGCGGCCCCTCGGCGTAGAATATCATCGTGTTCGTCTCGCCGACGGCGGGGTTCCACTGGAGGAGGCGATAGGACTCGTATCCCTCGTGGCTGGCGACGAACTCGTGCATCGGATGGATGATCCCTTCGCTCTGGCCGAGGCGCAGTCGCAGATATTTCATGACGGGTGTTGTCGTCCTGGAACTTAAACTAGCCTCGCTAGCGAGGCAGAACGCGCTCGATGCTGGCGATCGATCGTCCGGTATCGTCGGCCGGCAAGCCGACAGTTCACAGCATGAGCTCGCAGTCACCCATCGAACCGCGGAACGACGATCTCGACGAACCGCTCGCGGAACTGCTCTCCCCGTACACCGTCGCCCGCGACG belongs to Halococcus qingdaonensis and includes:
- a CDS encoding aldo/keto reductase yields the protein MATENRSDTFDIGGEDTVHRLGYGAMRLTGEEIIGPPNDEEEAKDVLSRATELGVDFIDTADSYGPAVSERLIGEALAPYDDVFVATKGGLWRDDRDGSWPKCGQPGYIRNSILGSLDRLKTDTIDLYQYHRPDPDVDYAEAVETFADLKEEGKVTHVGVSNVSVEQLETARDVVEIATVQNQYNIGDREHEEVLDYCEEHDIGFIPWAPLGSGDLDGLGEVADNHDATEYQVGLAWLLQHSPVMLPIPGTSSVEHVEENIAASDIELTDEEIETIEN
- a CDS encoding GNAT family N-acetyltransferase — encoded protein: MPGARIERGERVTLRTVEEEDVPFTQRASANPEIRYPLGSPLRNRKQVEEWDTEATDRFLVCLDDDAGPGQPNEGAVRRVGVVSVEDADWKRPELGYWLVPEVHGEGYGTEAVALVVEYVFRSYETPAIGAGAFDFNDASQGLLESLGFSKEGRRRKYMFIDGEHRDMLQYGLLREEWLEQRDS
- the dph2 gene encoding diphthamide biosynthesis enzyme Dph2 encodes the protein MSHTSESKSGDLTKTGMALKHDREWDYELDRIVEAVDERDAKKVGLQFPEGLKRRGPAVTDDLRERLPDNVRVLLSGQPCYGACDLDTYMMRRTDVFVHFGHSPMKESDKIIYVPLFSNVDVEPILEDSLNELADPDENPDVGLVTTAQHMNKFEEMRTWLEERDFDVHTRRGDERLTHEGQVLGCNYASADIDADQVLYVGGGKFHPLGLAMEHPDKKVVIADPVNNAVSIADTEKFLKQRYGAVHRAMDAEKWGVIFCTKIGQGRYDQAEEIVEANDNAYLITMDEVTPDRLRNFDMDAFVNTGCPRITTDDGPQFHKPMLTPGEYEIAVGNEPLDSLSFDTFHGTW
- a CDS encoding helix-turn-helix domain-containing protein — protein: MKYLRLRLGQSEGIIHPMHEFVASHEGYESYRLLQWNPAVGETNTMIFYAEGPPEPYAETLADVATVLEHEVVSTDGDGFYVYARERLDAGTRRLTDAFTHGSIVVMPPIDYRTDRTIGLTVVGTAASLQRALDEAPPGVDVDVRRAGQYDAGRMDAASALSERQSEALTIALERGYYETPREATVADVAQELDCAPGTAAEHLRKAEAALVHHVVGEG